The Polypterus senegalus isolate Bchr_013 chromosome 9, ASM1683550v1, whole genome shotgun sequence genome includes a window with the following:
- the LOC120534878 gene encoding uncharacterized protein LOC120534878: protein MTVPPTLKTPPSASGTMIAPPPLETPSATASVTVPPALETPPTACATVTVPPTTIVYTGKVRLRAVVRMRCPICNVQINKWNLKKHIDRKHTEQKTQDINAKCHLTSQCIDGKNGIFAVMKTFKGHSIPLHVQCKTWGEVHTVLCESNECQINMEVAQRSGLVSYHCKHIRSVSYCASLAKTVSLSEKVLSEMVSAKWFSEEKKKTCLARQQLANTNRVPLSVITTIGIPQTKKCISVYEPSMSYYSRLGHVIVVYDAKLNTWHCPCARLRRSCIHKYIAKWHLFETHRELFRTVISTEEALQAKEQLCSFEESNVKDDHSVYPPKGVGLESIVTYILRNKKIPAALPKDLCVPTAYRHYPKNLFPEETMCQRCPSIVPLSDPMLITRKAKILTNWCIIEDISTYCKQCPQCGMFYRYQEWKDHLHNFNDYIILDLALCLTLRNLLQVHSAVSRAVEYLQLTAGVQFPPSETVLHGYLHFEALTDHEYKYSCVTCGDHPPVVVMDLHKKGVFKISVNDIKKPPENFRGEVDLETFRDALSKEMICRGFVISGRCNPFAVPPGFHFWAPRIGRRTRRSNVVVNTEFEKIHSPKSLSEAAEISVSEDRLIDELFKQKVEVIRKLCKECGLDSSGSRSDLLLRLLNEMKSRQMYDKIFQKIWAVSGGWAVIMCPCGIVYSLKCNLRAESPRDFADLLLSWKHMPNVVIYDFARGLATHTNLRVPEKLPFSPFEGRLAEPTESSLALAACGKLKVSLPWLNTKKIMADPDGHPTTGSSDHYALYDRFHESNTKDRRDILRKLTLVPQLAGRVNSQVAEQLFAKMRKNNYFLNMTMPSTHLFQMRNIIHHYNQNRNNNILNRLNKTFGSEMVMNVHGLAMLGNPDVHPEETNPDMDRTSSLANIATVAREENPVLINVKTASTKEYPIVYRIQDLSASRTCWDCQPSNEQIKMLDWILGKNDPEEKVAEVGNIALQRKDFWTLGHNEELEATIANSCLQAITLVADVQGKDVLAVDAYVVVTWLPPLNQDPFLSFPNNIALKDYLLFPAWKPGHWMLCVMKPKDRCHTSNPCGLGDGRYLTLFRLLKFNSLEPVQGSLFKV from the exons ATGACTGTTCCACCAACCCTGAAAACTCCACCAAGTGCCAGTGGCACAATGATTGCACCCCCACCCCTGGAAACTCCAAGTGCCACTGCCTCAGTTACTGTTCCACCAGCCTTGGAGACTCCACCAACTGCCTGTGCCACAGTGACCGTTCCACCCACAACCATAGTTTACACAGGAAAGGTTCGTTTGCGTGCAGTGGTCAGAATGAGGTGCCCAATATGCAATGTTCAAATTAATAAATGGAACTTGAAAAAACATATTGACCGCAAACACACAGAgcaaaaaacacaagacatcaatGCTAAATGCCATCTTACCAGTCAATGCATTGATGggaaaaatggcatttttgctGTTATGAAGACATTTAAAGGGCATAGCATACCACTTCATGTACAGTGTAAAACATGGGGGGAAGTTCACACTGTGTTATGCGAGTCCAATGAATGCCAGATCAATATGGAAGTAGCACAAAGGAGTGGTCTTGTATCTTATCACTGCAAACACATCAGGTCAGTTAGTTACTGTGCTTCTTTGGCCAAGACCGTTTCGCTGTCTGAGAAGGTACTGTCGGAGATGGTGAGTGCAAAGTGGTttagtgaagaaaagaagaagacctGCCTTGCTCGACAGCAGCTTGCGAACACCAACAGGGTTCCACTGTCCGTTATCACGACAATtggaataccacaaacaaaaaaatgcatttcagtcTATGAACCATCTATGTCCTATTACAGCCGCTTgggacatgtcattgttgtttaTGATGCAAAGTTAAACACCTGGCACTGTCCATGTGCCAGATTAAGGCGATCTTGCATTCACAAATATATTGCCAAATGGCACTTGTTTGAGACCCACCGTGAACTTTTCAGGACCGTTATTAGTACAGAGGAAGCACTGCAAGCAAAAGAGCAACTCTGTTCTTTTGAAGAAAGTAATGTGAAAGATGACCATTCTGTTTATCCTCCAAAAGGTGTGGGGCTTGAGAGTATAGTGACTTATATTTTGAGGAACAAGAAGATACCTGCTGCCCTGCCAAAGGATTTGTGTGTACCAACAGCTTACAGGCACTATCCAAAGAACCTTTTTCCGGAAGAAACAATGTGCCAGAGATGCCCCAGCATTGTCCCACTTAGTGACCCTATGCTGATTACACGAAAGGCAAAAATACTGACCAACTGGTGCATTATTGAAG ataTTTCCACTTACTGCAAGCAGTGCCCACAGTGTGGAATGTTCTACCGCTACCAAGAGTGGAAAGACCACCTCCACAATTTCAACGATTACATTATTCTTGACTTGGCATTATGCCTGACCTTGAGAAACCTTCTCCAG GTCCATAGTGCAGTGAGCAGAGCTGTTGAATATTTACAACTCACAGCAGGTGTGCAGTTTCCACCATCGGAGACAGTGCTGCATGGCTATTTACATTTTGAGGCCCTTACGGATCATGAGTATAAGTACTCGTGTGTCACTTGTGGTGATCATCCCCCAGTGGTGGTAATGGATTTGCACAAAAAAGGTGTTTTCAAGATATCAG taaatgatataaaaaaaccaccagagaatttcagaggagaGGTTGATTTGGAAACTTTTCGGGATGCATTGTCCAAGGAAATGATTTGTCGTGGATTTGTTATCA GTGGAAGATGTAATCCCTTTGCAGTACCACCAGGTTTTCACTTTTGGGCTCCTCGGATAGGCAGGAGGACTCGGCGCTCGAATGTTGTGGTGAATACTGAATTTGAAAAGATTCATTCTCCAAAGTCTTTGTCAGAGGCTGCTGAAATTTCGGTTTCAGAAGACAGGCTTATAGATGAACTTTTCAAGcagaag GTTGAAGTGATAAGAAAATTGTGTAAAGAGTGTGGATTGGATTCCAGTGGATCACGTAGTGACCTGCTACTTAGACTATTGAATGAAATGAAGTCTAGGCAAATGtatgataaaatatttcaaaaaatttgGGCAGTCTCTG GTGGCTGGGCAGTAATCATGTGTCCATGTGGGATtgtttacagccttaaatgtaaTCTGCGAGCTGAGAGCCCTCGTGACTTTGCTGATTTGTTGCTGTCATGGAAACACATGCCGAATGTGGTCATTTATGACTTTGCCAGGGGTCTTGCCACACATACTAATCTCAGGGTACCAGAAAAGCTGCCCTTCTCTCCATTTGAAGGACGTTTAGCTGAACCTACTGAAAGCAGCCTAGCACTGGCCGCATGCGGAAAGCTGAAAGTGTCCCTACCTTGGCTGAACACTAAAAAGATAATGGCAGATCCAGATGGTCATCCCACAACAGGTTCTTCTGATCATtatgcactgtatgatagattTCATGAGAGCAATACCAAAGACCGTAGGGATATCCTGAGGAAACTCACCTTGGTACCACAGCTAGCTGGGAGGGTGAATAGTCAGGTTGCTGAACAACTGTTTGCTAAGATGAGAAAAAACAACTACTTCTTGAATATGACAATGCCATCAACCCATCTCTTTCAAATGAGGAACATAATTCATCACTacaatcaaaacaggaacaacaacattttaaacaGGCTAAACAAGACTTTTGGGTCTGAAATGGTGATGAATGTTCATGGACTGGCCATGTTGg GAAATCCAGATGTGCATCCAGAGGAAACAAATCCTGATATGGACAGGACCTCTTCCCTTGCTAACATTGCAACAGTTGCAAGAG AGGAGAACCCTGTTCTGATAAATGTTAAGACTGCCTCTACTAAAG AATACCCGATTGTGTATCGAATTCAAGACCTGTCTGCCAGTAGAACTTGCTGGGATTGTCAGCCAagcaatgaacaaataaaaatg CTTGATTGGATTTTAGGCAAGAATGACCCAGAAGAGAAAGTGGCTGAAGTTGGGAACATTGCTCTCCAGCGAAAGGACTTCTGGACTTTGGGTCACAATGAAGAGCTAGAGGCAACA ATTGCAAATAGCTGCCTGCAAGCAATCACATTGGTGGCTGATGTACAG GGGAAAGATGTACTGGCAGTTGATGCATATGTTGTGGTTACGTGGCTACCACCACTTAATCAAGATCCTTTTTTATCATTTcca AATAATATTGCGCTCAAGGATTATCTGCTTTTTCCTGCTTGGAAGCCTGGTCATTGGATGCTATGT GTCATGAAGCCTAAAgacaggtgtcacacat CCAATCCTTGTGGATTGGGAGATGGTCGATACTTGACACTTTTCAGGTTGCTTAAGTTTAATAGTTTGGAACCTGTTCAAGGTTCGCTGTTCAAAGTTTAG